GGGCGGGATAGAGTAAAGCGCACATCACCGCAAAACCGGCAAAGTGCGTGGCTGATATCCATAATTCTGAAATGGTCGCGAAGGTATTAAACCAGATATGTAACAGTGACAGCGCGACAGCAAATACTGTAATGGTGGCAGTCACCCATTTAACATCTTTTCTCGTTGCAAGCTCAAATTGACTGAGCTCTACTTCTTGGGCGTCACTCATAACTACTCCATCAACAATGAGAGACAAATGCCTCAATGTATATGTTCCATTGAGGCATGAACGCCATTAGCCAAGCGTTTATCGGCTAATGCAACGGGATCTATTGAAGTATCAGCGAAGCCGGTACTTCTATTCCCATCTCTTGGTAATATTTTGCTGCACCTGGGTGCAGCGGAACAGGCAAACCTGCAATTGCTTTTTCTAGTGCCATCGCTTTAGTAGCTTTATGAATGCCTTGTAAGAATGGCAGGTTTTCATAGATCGCTTTGGTTAACTCATACACATCTTGATCCGATACATCATGACGTACCGCAAGGAAGTTTGGCTGAGCAATGGTATTAACCACTTTATCGACGCCAGGGTAAGTGCCCGCAGGGATCTCATACTTAGTCCAAAGATTGTACGAGCCGTTTGCTTGCTTGATCTGCTCATCGGTAAAAGAAAGGATCTGAATCTCTTCGCCCAAAGCGGCAAACGCTTGGGTGACCGCACCAACAGGCACACCTGCCGGAGTATTCATGCCATCAATGGTGCCATTTTGCAGCGCACTCGCACTACCACCATAACCCATGTGAGCGAGATTAAAGCTGTCAGCATCAACACCAAGCCCTTTCATAAT
The genomic region above belongs to Vibrio ponticus and contains:
- a CDS encoding TAXI family TRAP transporter solute-binding subunit — translated: MKIKKLAQSLALTAACLGFTSQAVAQDRSYILATASTGGTYYPVGVALATLSKVKLTPKYKFSLSAISSAGSGENVKLLNENEAQFAILQGLYGAWAWNGEGPYKQRQEDLRSVSMLWQNVEHFIVRSELASSGTVEDLNNLKDKKFSIGKKNSGTENSGRQIMKGLGVDADSFNLAHMGYGGSASALQNGTIDGMNTPAGVPVGAVTQAFAALGEEIQILSFTDEQIKQANGSYNLWTKYEIPAGTYPGVDKVVNTIAQPNFLAVRHDVSDQDVYELTKAIYENLPFLQGIHKATKAMALEKAIAGLPVPLHPGAAKYYQEMGIEVPASLILQ